In the genome of Segatella copri, one region contains:
- a CDS encoding leucine-rich repeat domain-containing protein — translation MNIKMKSKLIIYLGIMLAILTACSSEKPTHLEPHLATLPASGITRNEATLHGSVSLEGETTLPTLSFRYGETAEMALTSNPISLSDEDSNPSGNGQSTKEVALCMMGLKAGTTYYYMLQGSNGRTTLSSNPMSFTTLPNEKPALNNPQVLSYGPCSIIVGFDITANGGEEITEAGCYYTEDAVDGENAEESGEGDATPTQQKAKIENYQGAIGAQQVKLNDLKFNTTYRIWAYAQNRVGETKSQAITFRTSDAVKLQEAGKLSELMGNHLNEYTQLTIAGDLNGDDLRCLRTMAGRDINNETTEGKLADINLADAHIVAGGGDFGPYHRHTENQVVGQGFLAQCNQLSHILLPSDVTKIEKDAFAGCTSLKEIEIPASVSQLLPSAGCTALESIQVSKANTHYSSLDGVLFNAAGTEILWFPMGKQGDYTLPSSLSGIGDYAFKECSITRFIFPDSFSEIGQGALMNSLVEEVSLPAQLKLIPTGTFQGCTRLKVVRLGEKTELVSDYVFDGCPLTDLYVDAPYPPVCNTNAFTTKGTPFLPTCVLHVPAGKKKLYQNNKSWSKFEHIVEQ, via the coding sequence ATGAACATCAAGATGAAAAGTAAACTGATTATATATTTAGGAATAATGCTGGCTATTCTCACGGCATGCAGCAGCGAGAAACCCACCCATCTGGAGCCACATCTTGCCACTCTCCCTGCTTCCGGCATTACCCGAAACGAGGCCACTCTGCACGGTTCGGTTTCGCTGGAGGGAGAGACCACCCTGCCTACCCTTTCCTTCAGATACGGAGAGACGGCTGAAATGGCGCTCACTTCAAATCCTATCAGCCTTTCAGATGAAGACAGCAACCCTTCGGGGAATGGCCAGTCCACCAAGGAAGTGGCACTCTGCATGATGGGTCTGAAGGCAGGTACCACCTATTATTATATGCTGCAAGGAAGCAACGGCAGAACCACGCTCAGCAGTAACCCGATGAGCTTCACCACCCTGCCCAACGAAAAGCCAGCCCTTAACAATCCGCAGGTTCTGAGCTATGGTCCCTGTAGCATCATCGTGGGCTTCGACATTACGGCAAATGGCGGTGAAGAGATTACGGAAGCTGGATGTTATTATACAGAGGATGCAGTAGATGGAGAAAATGCAGAGGAAAGCGGAGAAGGCGATGCAACCCCTACGCAGCAAAAGGCGAAGATAGAAAACTACCAGGGAGCCATCGGAGCGCAGCAGGTGAAACTCAACGACCTGAAATTCAACACCACCTACAGAATCTGGGCTTACGCCCAAAACCGGGTAGGCGAAACCAAGAGCCAAGCCATCACCTTCAGAACTTCAGACGCCGTAAAGCTGCAGGAAGCAGGAAAACTGAGTGAACTGATGGGCAATCATCTCAACGAATACACCCAGCTCACGATAGCCGGCGACCTGAATGGAGACGACCTGAGATGCCTGAGAACGATGGCAGGAAGAGACATCAACAATGAAACCACGGAAGGAAAACTTGCCGACATCAACCTGGCTGATGCCCACATCGTAGCAGGAGGAGGCGACTTCGGACCTTATCATCGCCACACCGAAAATCAGGTGGTGGGTCAGGGATTCCTTGCCCAATGCAATCAGCTCAGCCACATCCTCCTTCCATCGGATGTCACCAAGATAGAGAAAGATGCGTTTGCCGGCTGCACATCGCTGAAGGAAATAGAGATTCCAGCCTCTGTAAGCCAGCTGCTTCCATCAGCCGGTTGCACCGCACTGGAAAGCATCCAGGTTTCGAAAGCCAACACCCACTACAGCAGTCTGGATGGAGTACTGTTTAATGCAGCCGGAACCGAAATTCTCTGGTTCCCGATGGGTAAACAGGGCGACTACACCCTGCCTTCCTCTCTTTCTGGCATCGGCGATTATGCTTTCAAGGAATGCAGCATCACCCGCTTCATCTTTCCGGATAGTTTTTCGGAAATAGGACAGGGAGCGCTGATGAACAGCCTGGTGGAAGAGGTTTCTCTGCCAGCCCAACTCAAGCTGATTCCTACGGGCACCTTCCAGGGATGCACCCGCCTGAAGGTGGTAAGATTGGGCGAGAAGACAGAGCTCGTCTCTGATTACGTGTTCGACGGCTGTCCGCTCACCGACCTCTACGTCGATGCCCCCTATCCACCCGTATGCAATACGAATGCCTTCACCACCAAGGGCACCCCATTCCTCCCAACCTGCGTGCTTCACGTACCGGCAGGCAAGAAGAAGCTCTATCAGAACAACAAAAGCTGGAGCAAGTTTGAACACATTGTTGAGCAATAA